The genomic stretch AGAGCTATCTTTAGATTCCTGTGCAATCGCAGGACAGGAGGACGCCCAGCACGAGCAGCAAGTGCCATTTGAGGGTCCGCCGCTTCATTGAACCGTCCGATCGCGTTTGACGGAGGATACCACAGTTTCCGCCTTGGGGCGCGCAACGTCCGGTGTGGGGTCATCCGCGTCAGTTTGACCGGACACCGGCGCACTCCGGTCTACCCCGGTGAACGGACATTCTCAGGATAGGCGGGCATGTCTCAAGGGTGCCAACAGCAGCCTTCGCGGGCCATTTGGTGTAAACGGATACCCAAAGGACGCAGGTCGTCTGCCCGTTTAGAACGGGTAATTGGCCAGCGGTAAAGCCAACAGCAAGGTGGACTATGTTGAAGCACTGGCTCATTGACCTCATTGGTCACGTTTCCGGTCTCAGCGATGCACAACTTAGGCAAATTGAGAAATCGTTGCCGGCGAGCAAGGCGCTGATCGATCTTCTCAATAGGGCACAGCCGATCATCGAACAGGCGCACAAGCTGTACGCAGAAGCTGAGCCGCTGATCGATGAAGCAAAGAAAGAGTGGCAGACTGTCGGCCCCGCGGCGCAAATTTTGATCGATGTTATCGGGCATCATGTCAACAAAGGTAGTTCGCCGGCAGAGGCCGCTGAGGCAGTCCGCACTGCGCTTGACGGCTCAATCAAGAGCGTCGCCCAGGATCATTGGATCGATCAGCGAATGAGCTGCGTAACCGTGTTTGGGGGAACTGGCTTTGTTGGCCGTCGCGTCGTGCGCTATTTGTGCGAGTCCGGCGCCAAGGTGCGCGTCGCCTCGCGGCATCCCAGGGGGGTTGAGGGCGACGACGTCAAACAGATCGCCACCGACGCACACGACGAGCGCTCCGTAGAGGCCGCCGTTGCGGGCGCCGATGGCGTGGTCAACGCCATTAGCCTGTACGTCGAGCACGGAAGCGATACATTTCATTCGGCGCACGTCGAAACGGCCGCCAGGATCGCGAGCGTAGCGCGGCGGGTCGGGGCCAAACGGCTAGTTCACCTATCAGGAATCGGCGCCGACGCGGCCTCGCCTTCGCCTTATATTCGCAGTCGCGGCGAAGGCGAGGCGGCCGTGCAGGCCGCATTCCCTGGCGCGGTTATCATACGCCCAGCGGTGATGTTTGCGTCGGACGACGGCTTTCTCACGACAATTCTCAGGCTGCTTCGGGTCCTGCCGGCTTATCCGATATTCGGCGACGGCAGGACGAGGCTCCAGCCGGCGTACGCGGATGATGTTGCTGCGGCGATTACACAAGTTCTGCGGCAGAGCAAAAAGCCGTATCCTGTCTACGAACTGGCCGGCCCACGCGTCTATTCATACGAGGAGTTGTTGCGGACCATTGCCCGTACCGCAGGTTTGCGGCCGGTGCTGATGCGAATGCCGTTTGCCTTATGGGAGGCACTTGCCGGCGTCGCTGAAATCTTGCCGCACCCGCCCCTCACCCGCAATCAGGTCGAGCTTATGCAGATCGACACCACAGCCTCGGACAACTTGCCGGGGTTTCGTATGCTCGGCATTTCGCCGCGATCGCTCGAAGAAGAACTCGAAGCGATGCTCAAGCAAAGCAAATGAGGAAACTCAGCAAAATTGCGATCGGACAGCGAGGAAGAAATGGTGCCGACCGACATCTGACGCGACGGTGCGATGTCCGAGTTGGGGTCACTCGCGTCGTTTTGGCCGCCCACCCACACGCCGCATAGGTTCGCTCAGTCGCCGACCCCTTCATCCAAATCAACCTCATCAGCAATCGCGGCGACCGCTGCGTCCCAACTCAATTCTGGGTGTTGCAGCAGATACTCGGCGACGCTTTCGCATCCAGTTCGTCGTTGCTCAGTTCACGTTCCGTGTTCATGTTCGAAGTGTCGTTGGTCTTGCTCACGGTCTTCTCCATTCAAGCCAGCGCGGATCATCCTTCGCTGTGCGGGCACACTGGCCCAACACTTCCGCCGCTACTGTGACCCTGGTCACATGTCGCTGTTGTCGTCGTCGGTCGTGATGACGCGATGAGCGCGAAGGGCTTGCGGATGTCTGCATCACGCTCAGAAGCGGACATTTGGGCTGGCCTTCAGCACGTCTGCTTTGTGCCAACAGCGGACTCATGCGCTCGATGGCAACCGATAGGGCGGGCTTATATCTTGCCAAGCGCGAGCTATTGTTCTGACGACAGGTGGACCATCTGGCGCCCACCATTCATCGCCTTGAGGCTGTTGACGTAATTCTCAGGGCGCTGCCAGCGATTAGGAACTTTCAATCCCATAAAACTTGCGATGTCGCCGATAAATCCTGTGCAATTGAACGTTTCAGCGTTCCACACCGGCGAAGTCGCCTGCAACTTCTTGATATAGGCGAAAACTCTTTTTGCGTCTGACTCACTCAAGTAGACTCGGTAACTCGCAGTCAGGTATTGCGGATCAAGATCGCCGTAACTTGCGCCGGTCTCGGACGGCACCCACGTCACGTGCCCAAGTACATAAGCCAAGGTGTCTCCCGCAGGGGTGAGGCCTGCGACTTCAACTTGTCGCTCGCTCGTCTTCCCATACCAGACGAAGGCGTGGCCCCAGCTTGCCGCCGTTCTGGCTCGGAAATCGACGTAGTACGGGCCCTTTGCTGATCCCAGCCTTGCCGTCGACTGTGCTGCCGGTTTGGATTGACTGGCCTCACGGGACTCAAGCGCATTCGCGTTAGCGGTGCGCTTGAGGAGTTCCTGGGACGTAAAGCGTTCCGATCCGACGCGAGTGTCGATCTCGCGTGCGGAAGCCGATTGGAAATTGCACGGCAACAAAACAGCCAGCGCGAATCCCCCAAGCCGGCATAGTCTCCTCGCTCTATTGGCCACGCTTCGTCCGTTCACTGATTCAGCGAGGCCTGTCAGTATCGTGCCGCGACGGGCGTCTTGCCGATCGGTGTCTTCCCGATCGGGGTCTTGCCAATCGGCATCTTGCCAACAGGAGCTTGCGGATAGACGGGCACCGGCTGTCGGTGCGGGAGGTCGGCAGCGCTCGCGGCAGCCATCATGCCAAGCGTTGCAAACGCAACAGTCACAATTTTCATCACGGTACGTCTCCTTTTGGTTAGAAGAACAGACAGCAACCTGCTGACAGTCCCTCCAAAGCAAGGAGTGAGCATCGACCTGCGAATACGTCCAGAGTGCGGCAGAACAGCCCCCCTTGGGGAAATACGTCTGCGTGAGACAGATATGACACATGCCAGACGGTTCCATCCCAGACGTTGATCCTTGGGGGGTCCAATCACGTACCGCCCTATTTTCATGTGTGCTACCTAGTTGGGTAGCAAAATGGTGACAGGAAAAGCAGATCATGACTGACGATCAGGTCAATCTCGTCGTTCAGCACCTTTGCGAGCAATTGCACTTGGCGCTCCGATTGAAGGGCAGCGAAGCACATCCACCAAACGCCAAGGATATTGGATTCGATCCTGCCTCTGTAAGAACTGTATTGCTGACCGGGTTGCGTTCGGCAGGTGTCACGATCCACCACGAGGCAGCCGGGGCGAGCGAAGAGCCGCCGTGGTCCTAAATGCAAAACGCGGGACAGAAGCCCCGCGCCAATGTCTCAGTTGGGTCCTACCGAACGCTAAGTCGCGGGGCGGCTTTTTGAGCGAGTTTATCCTGGCATAAACGGCACCCGGAGAGCGTTTCAGTTTCTTGGCAATCAGACCGACCTTGACCCGGGATATAATAAGCTCACGTAATTGAGCCTCCTCCGCGGGTGTCCAAGGGCGCCCGGCTGGGCGTGGACCTGTCATTTATGAAATTCCCCCGTTTAAGGGCTTATCCAATCGCAACGAGCGCGTTGCCGCAAGATGCGGTGAGACTTGGGCGCTGAACCGGCGCTCCACTGCCACGCCGCGCCGCTGGCTCCATGAACGTCGCTGGTGTCTCGCCGATTGATGCATTTCATTCAAATTGAAAGAAGGGGCTTTCTTAAATTTTTTGAGCCTACAAACTCCGCGCCCGATGCATTTCTAG from Bradyrhizobium sp. Ash2021 encodes the following:
- a CDS encoding complex I NDUFA9 subunit family protein, yielding MKHWLIDLIGHVSGLSDAQLRQIEKSLPASKALIDLLNRAQPIIEQAHKLYAEAEPLIDEAKKEWQTVGPAAQILIDVIGHHVNKGSSPAEAAEAVRTALDGSIKSVAQDHWIDQRMSCVTVFGGTGFVGRRVVRYLCESGAKVRVASRHPRGVEGDDVKQIATDAHDERSVEAAVAGADGVVNAISLYVEHGSDTFHSAHVETAARIASVARRVGAKRLVHLSGIGADAASPSPYIRSRGEGEAAVQAAFPGAVIIRPAVMFASDDGFLTTILRLLRVLPAYPIFGDGRTRLQPAYADDVAAAITQVLRQSKKPYPVYELAGPRVYSYEELLRTIARTAGLRPVLMRMPFALWEALAGVAEILPHPPLTRNQVELMQIDTTASDNLPGFRMLGISPRSLEEELEAMLKQSK